One Capsicum annuum cultivar UCD-10X-F1 chromosome 2, UCD10Xv1.1, whole genome shotgun sequence genomic window carries:
- the LOC107859810 gene encoding uncharacterized protein LOC107859810, producing the protein MAALPCSKTKPFRSISLLVRSHPTTQRVEEVLNKLSGLETSVVPTAETFCNGLLRLEELQKCMDDLLNSCQTLQILSQHQHAKWFEELLEKSVTILDVCSTTREFVSQYKENVRALQSSLRRGKGDASAEAGIARFTTFSKKMKKETKRLVLALKQVHCETYTAAFLEADQETIAVIRALREANVVCILIFQMLSSFFSVPLLKPKQPKWSLVTKLIHNGRTEHEGLENSTILETKVETFEAQLDSFEKGLEGGFRSLIRSRSLLLNVFSC; encoded by the coding sequence ATGGCTGCTCTTCCTTGTTCAAAAACCAAGCCCTTTCGATCAATCAGTTTGCTCGTTAGATCACACCCCACAACTCAGAGAGTTGAAGAGGTGCTCAATAAGCTCAGTGGATTGGAGACATCAGTTGTACCAACAGCAGAGACATTTTGTAACGGTTTGCTCAGGTTGGAGGAGttacagaagtgcatggatgatctTCTTAACTCTTGTCAAACTCTTCAGATACTCTCCCAACACCAACACGCGAAATGGTTTGAGGAGTTATTGGAAAAATCAGTAACAATTCTTGATGTTTGTAGCACTACAAGGGAATTTGTCTCTCAGTATAAGGAAAATGTAAGAGCTCTTCAGTCCTCACTCAGAAGAGGAAAAGGAGATGCCAGTGCCGAAGCTGGAATTGCTAGATTCACTACCTTCAGcaagaaaatgaagaaggaaaCCAAAAGATTAGTCTTGGCTTTGAAGCAAGTGCATTGTGAGACTTACACTGCAGCATTCCTGGAAGCAGATCAGGAGACAATAGCAGTGATTAGAGCACTAAGGGAAGCCAATGTAGTTTGCATTTTAATCTTCCAAATGCTCTCGTCCTTCTTTTCTGTGCCACTTTTGAAGCCGAAGCAGCCAAAATGGTCATTGGTTACAAAACTGATACACAATGGAAGAACAGAACATGAAGGCCTAGAAAACAGTACGATCTTGGAAACAAAAGTGGAGACTTTTGAGGCTCAACTTGACAGCTTTGAAAAGGGGCTGGAAGGAGGATTTAGGAGCCTGATTAGATCAAGAAGCTTGCTCCTGAATGTTTTCTCCTGCTAA
- the LOC107861296 gene encoding uncharacterized protein LOC107861296 codes for MASFSSKSNNRSISLPSRSHPATQIIEEELNKLKTWELSASPTAEAVYNGLLGLVEVYNCMGDLLNLPQTLQALSQCQNKKWVDEILDKSVRFLDVCGTTRDLVSQFKENVKDVQSLLRRRKGDLSITNYTSFRKKMKKDAKNLVTSLKKMDHEEVVAVMEVDDQLVSVVIRMLREVTTIGISVFQMVLVFLSAPNSKPVSKWSLVSRFVNKGGEQDNVNEIESADVALSSLSKCGPNEVEKIQFVQSKLGTVEAHFECIENGLDNIFRCLIRSRSTLLNLVSCQ; via the coding sequence ATGGCAAGTTTCTCTTCGAAATCCAATAACAGATCCATCAGTTTGCCAAGCAGATCACATCCAGCTACCCAGATAATTGAAGAGGAGCTCAACAAGCTCAAAACTTGGGAGTTGTCTGCTTCACCAACTGCAGAAGCGGTTTACAATGGCCTACTTGGTTTGGTGGAGGTGTATAATTGCATGGGTGATCTTCTTAACTTGCCTCAGACACTTCAAGCCCTTTCTCAGTGCCAAAATAAGAAATGGGTCGATGAAATCTTGGATAAATCCGTGAGATTTCTCGATGTTTGTGGCACAACAAGGGACCTTGTGTCACAGTTTAAAGAAAATGTTAAAGATGTTCAGTCCTTGTTGAGGAGGAGAAAGGGAGATTTGAGCATCACCAACTACACCTCGTTcaggaagaagatgaaaaaagatGCCAAAAACTTAGTCACATCTTTGAAGAAAATGGATCACGAGGAGGTTGTTGCTGTAATGGAAGTTGATGACCAACTTGTCTCAGTTGTTATCAGAATGCTAAGAGAAGTCACCACAATAGGAATTTCAGTTTTCCAAATGGTGTTGGTTTTCTTGTCAGCCCCGAATTCTAAGCCAGTTAGCAAATGGTCTTTGGTTTCAAGATTCGTTAACAAGGGCGGAGAACAAGACAATGTGAATGAGATAGAAAGCGCTGATGTTGCATTAAGCAGTCTTTCCAAGTGTGGTCCTAATGAAGTGGAGAAGATCCAATTTGTGCAGAGCAAATTGGGAACAGTGGAAGCTCATTTTGAATGCATTGAGAATGGTCTTGACAACATCTTTAGATGCTTGATTAGATCAAGGAGCACATTACTAAATCTGGTTTCCTGCCAATGA
- the LOC107858269 gene encoding uncharacterized protein LOC107858269: protein MASFSSKTNNRSISLPSRSHPATQIIEEELNKLKTWEFSASPTAEAVHNGLIGLGEVHKRMVDLLNLPLTLQALSQCQNRKWVDEILDKSVRFLDVCGTTRDLVSQFKEIVKEVQSLLRRRKEDLSTNNYSTFRKKMKKEAKSLITALKRMDHEEVVAVMEVDDQLFSAVIRVLREVATMGISVFQMVLVFLSAPNSRPISKWSLVSRLINKGDQDDVNEIESVDVALSSLFKCGPNEVVEIQFVKSRLENLEAHFECIENGLDNIFRCLIRSRSTLLNVASCQ, encoded by the coding sequence ATGGCAAGTTTTTCATCAAAAACCAATAACAGATCCATCAGTTTGCCAAGCAGATCACATCCAGCTACTCAGATAATTGAAGAGGAGCTCAACAAGCTCAAAACTTGGGAGTTCTCTGCTTCACCAACTGCAGAAGCTGTTCACAATGGTCTAATTGGTTTGGGGGAGGTGCATAAGCGCATGGTTGATCTTTTAAACTTGCCCCTGACACTTCAAGCCCTTTCTCAGTGTCAAAATAGGAAATGGGTCGATGAAATCTTGGATAAATCTGTGAGATTTCTTGATGTTTGTGGCACAACAAGGGACCTAGTGTCACAGTTTAAGGAAATTGTTAAGGAGGTTCAGTCCTTATTGAGGAGGAGAAAAGAAGATTTGAGCACAAACAACTACAGCACATTcaggaaaaagatgaagaaagaagCCAAAAGTTTAATTACAGCTTTGAAGAGAATGGATCATGAGGAAGTAGTTGCTGTAATGGAAGTTGATGATCAACTTTTCTCAGCTGTTATCAGAGTGCTAAGAGAAGTTGCCACAATGGGAATTTCAGTTTTTCAAATGGTGTTGGTTTTCTTGTCAGCCCCAAATTCTAGGCCAATTAGCAAATGGTCTTTGGTTTCAAGATTGATTAACAAGGGCGATCAAGACGATGTAAATGAAATAGAAAGTGTTGATGTTGCATTAAGCAGCTTATTCAAGTGTGGTCCTAATGAAGTTGTGGAGATCCAGTTTGTGAAGAGCAGGTTGGAAAATCTGGAAGCTCATTTTGAATGCATTGAGAATGGTCTGGACAACATCTTTAGATGTTTGATCAGGTCAAGAAGCACACTACTAAATGTTGCCTCCTGCCAATGA
- the LOC107859808 gene encoding uncharacterized protein LOC107859808: MATSSSKTNNRSISLPSRSHPAFQNIEEELNKLKTWEFSASPTAEVVYNGVVGLGEVCKCMGDVLNLPLTLQALSECQNKRWVDEILDKSVRFLDICGTTRDLVSQFKENIKDVQSLLRRRKGDLSITSYTSFRKKMKKDAKNFVSALKKLDHEEVVAVMEVDQLVSVVIRVLREVTTIGISVFQMVLVFLSAPISRPISKWSLVSRLINKGYQDNVNEIESVDVALSSLSKCGPNEMEKIQFVQSKLETVEAHFECIENGLDNIFRCLIRSRSTLLNVVSCQ; encoded by the coding sequence atggcAACTTCTTCATCAAAAACCAATAACAGATCCATCAGTTTGCCAAGCAGATCCCATCCAGCATTTCAGAATATTGAAGAGGAGCTCAACAAGCTCAAGACTTGGGAGTTCTCAGCTTCACCTACTGCAGAAGTTGTTTATAATGGTGTAGTTGGTTTGGGGGAGGTGTGTAAGTGCATGGGTGATGTTTTAAACTTGCCCCTGACACTTCAAGCCCTTTCAGAGTGCCAAAATAAGAGATGGGTCGATGAAATCTTGGATAAATCTGTGAGATTTCTTGATATTTGTGGCACTACAAGAGACCTCGTGTCACAGTTTAAGGAAAATATTAAAGATGTTCAGTCCTTATTGAGGAGGAGAAAGGGAGATTTGAGCATCACCAGCTACACCTCatttagaaagaaaatgaaaaaagatgCCAAAAACTTCGTTTCAGCTTTAAAGAAATTGGATCATGAGGAGGTGGTTGCTGTAATGGAAGTCGATCAACTTGTCTCAGTTGTCATCAGAGTGCTAAGAGAAGTCACCACAATAGGAATTTCAGTTTTCCAAATGGTGTTGGTCTTTTTGTCAGCCCCAATTTCTAGGCCAATTAGCAAATGGTCTTTGGTATCAAGATTGATTAACAAGGGGTATCAAGACAATGTTAATGAGATAGAAAGTGTTGATGTTGCATTAAGCAGCCTTTCCAAGTGCGGTcctaatgaaatggagaagatccaATTTGTGCAGAGCAAATTGGAAACAGTGGAAGCTCATTTTGAATGCATTGAAAATGGCCTAGACAACATCTTTAGATGCTTGATTAGATCAAGGAGCACACTGCTAAATGTTGTCTCTTGCCAATGA
- the LOC107859809 gene encoding stress-induced protein KIN1, which translates to MDNSQNLSYQAGQTKGQAQEKGNQMMDRAANAAQSAKESVQEAGQQVQAKAQQATDAVKNATGMNK; encoded by the exons atggataaCTCACAGAACTTGAGCTACCAAGCTGGCCAGACCAAGGGCCAAGCTCAG GAAAAGGGTAACCAGATGATGGACAGGGCCGCCAATGCTGCACAGTCTGCCAAAGAATCAGTGCAGGAG GCCGGGCAGCAAGTGCAGGCCAAGGCGCAACAGGCGACTGATGCAGTTAAAAACGCCACTGGCATGAacaaataa
- the LOC107858268 gene encoding uncharacterized protein LOC107858268, producing the protein MANSSHARSTSFPSRSQPEYLRVEIELNRLKTWESSSFSSTTTPLIGLNTIQEGLVGLAELYNCVQDLLKSPTIQQVLLKHQMGRLSEEALEVSVGLIDSCGMTRELVLMMKEHVQDLLSALRRKVGDSSMQSSFNAYISLRKKVKKDIAKSLKALKQVENKIESSTQVDSDQSLSNLLAVLRQVSALTISVLRSQLYFLSSPASKAKKNGWSLISKMLVTKSVACKGDKRTINDVECVDFALCSYLHNSDFKVDVPMIQRKLKTLNTGLQAIEAGTECLSRLLIRNRVCLLNILTP; encoded by the coding sequence ATGGCTAATTCGAGTCACGCTAGGTCCACTAGTTTTCCTTCTCGTTCACAGCCGGAGTATCTTAGAGTTGAGATTGAGCTAAACAGGCTCAAAACATGGGAATCctcatcattttcttcaacaaCAACCCCTCTAATTGGTTTGAACACCATTCAAGAAGGCCTTGTAGGTCTAGCGGAGTTGTATAATTGTGTTCAAGACCTTCTCAAGTCCCCAACAATTCAACAAGTTCTCCTCAAACATCAAATGGGACGATTATCAGAGGAAGCTCTTGAGGTCTCTGTTGGATTAATAGACTCATGTGGCATGACGAGGGAACTAGTCTTGATGATGAAAGAACACGTGCAGGATCTTCTATCAGCATTGAGGAGAAAAGTAGGAGATTCAAGCATGCAAAGTTCCTTCAATGCCTATATTAGTTTAAGAAAGAAagtgaagaaggatatagccaaGAGCCTCAAAGCACTAAAACAAGTAGAAAACAAGATAGAATCGTCTACTCAAGTTGATTCAGATCAATCGTTATCTAACCTACTTGCAGTACTAAGACAAGTATCTGCCTTGACAATCTCAGTCCTAAGATCCCAACTTTATTTCTTGTCCTCGCCAGCTTCAAAGGCGAAGAAAAACGGGTGGTCATTGATATCAAAGATGCTTGTCACAAAATCAGTGGCTTGTAAGGGAGATAAAAGGACAATCAATGACGTTGAATGCGTTGATTTTGCTCTTTGTTCTTACCTTCACAACAGTGATTTTAAAGTTGATGTACCTATGATTCAGAGAAAATTGAAGACATTAAATACCGGTCTGCAGGCTATTGAGGCTGGCACAGAGTGCTTGTCTAGGCTATTGATCAGAAACAGAGTCTGCCTTCTTAATATCCTGACTCCTTAG
- the LOC124896050 gene encoding uncharacterized protein LOC124896050, translated as MTISSKSRSLLYPVRSISLPTRLHPNGLKIEDELNRLKSSETSSHSVETIQAGVVGLVELYNSFQELIQCPNTQKDLVQHQNGAFVEEALEGSLELLDSCANIRNLLCTIKEQVQHLQSALRRKGGDSSIQREIGNYFISRKKMKKEIGKNLRKLKHMENRVGSSLFLDIEQHLSKVTGITISVFKAILVFLSCQDSKIKPRGWSMISKLMITKSASCKNVQFFSDMGSVDIALGDLREEIKNNDAKVDAKVARRRLQTLDDSIKGFEAGLESLYKQLIQARVSFLNVLAL; from the coding sequence ATGACAATTTCATCTAAATCTAGAAGTCTCTTATATCCTGttagatccatcagcttgcctaCAAGATTACATCCTAATGGCCTAAAAATTGAAGACGAATTAAACAGGCTGAAAAGCTCAGAAACGTCGTCACATAGCGTAGAAACAATTCAGGCTGGTGTTGTTGGACTTGTAGAATTATACAATTCCTTTCAGGAACTAATTCAGTGTCCAAACACACAAAAAGATCTTGTCCAACATCAAAATGGTGCATTTGTAGAAGAGGCACTAGAGGGATCACTTGAGTTACTTGACTCATGTGCTAATATTAGAAACTTGTTGTGTACTATCAAGGAACAAGTGCAACATCTTCAGTCAGCGTTACGACGAAAAGGTGGAGATTCAAGCATTCAGAGGGAAATTGGAAATTATTTTATCTcaaggaagaaaatgaaaaaggagaTTGGAAAAAACTTGAGGAAATTGAAGCATATGGAGAATAGAGTTGGATCTTCTTTGTTTTTGGACATTGAGCAACACTTAAGCAAAGTAACAGGAATAACTATATCTGTATTTAAAGCCATATTGGTATTTTTGTCCTGccaagattcaaaaattaagcCTAGAGGGTGGTCAATGATTTCAAAATTGATGATCACAAAATCAGCTTCTTGCAAAAATGTCCAATTTTTTAGTGACATGGGGAGTGTTGATATAGCTCTTGGCGATCTTCGCGAAGAGATCAAAAACAATGATGCTAAAGTTGATGCCAAAGTTGCTCGAAGGAGATTACAGACGCTTGATGACAGCATAAAGGGATTTGAAGCTGGATTAGAAAGCTTGTATAAGCAATTGATTCAAGCTAGAGTTTCATTTCTTAATGTTCTGGCACTTTAA
- the LOC107859807 gene encoding pentatricopeptide repeat-containing protein At2g17670 has protein sequence MGKFPPSLRSANFALNTLVKTPSPSPPPPPPPTSKLVYYPKKSQSPKKKTTPNTEEPQLPSIITAFDSTTLSDAKTLFNSLISNTKNQPPSDNKFYNAILQSFSSNSSLQDSIFFLNHMIKIHPTFSPDRFTYHVLLIQSCKSVGLSLSPVHQVLNLMTSNGFPPNKVSTDIAVRTLCSSGCEEQAIELVKELSSKDSPPDMYTYNFIVRHLCKNRPLSTMNSFIKEMREGFDIKPDLVTYTIMIDNVCNSKNLREATRLLGVLSEEGYKPDCYVYNTIMKGYCMLSQGGEVLGVYKKMQEEGVKPDLVTYNTLIYGLSKSGRVKDAKKFLNVMMEQGHVPDAVTYTSLMNGMCREGDPLGAVALLEKMEAQGCAPNSCTYNTLLHGLCKARLLDKGMKLYDVMKQNGTKLETGSYGTFLRALCRNGRVAEAYEVFDYAIESKSLSDVAAYTTLESTLKWLNKAREQGLVI, from the coding sequence ATGGGGAAATTTCCACCTTCCTTAAGGTCAGCTAACTTTGCTCTAAACACTCTCGTCAAAACTCCATCcccttccccacccccacccccaccccctaccTCAAAACTCGTTTATTATCCCAAAAAATCTCAATCACCCAAGAAAAAAACCACACCAAATACTGAAGAACCCCAACTTCCATCTATTATAACAGCCTTTGATTCAACTACTCTTTCTGATGCCAAAACCCTTTTCAATTCCCTCATTTCCAATACCAAAAACCAACCCCCTTCAGACAACAAATTCTACAATGCAATCCTTCAATCATTTTCCTCCAATTCATCTCTCCAAGATTCAATCTTTTTCCTGAATCACATGATCAAGATTCACCCTACTTTCTCCCCTGACAGGTTTACATATCATGTTCTTCTCATCCAATCTTGTAAATCAGTTGGCCTTTCTCTATCCCCTGTTCATCAAGTTCTCAATCTCATGACTTCCAATGGCTTCCCTCCGAATAAGGTCTCCACTGACATTGCTGTGAGGACCCTTTGCTCTTCGGGCTGCGAAGAGCAAGCTATTGAGCTGGTGAAAGAACTTTCCTCCAAAGACTCTCCGCCTGATATGTATACGTATAATTTTATTGTTAGACATTTATGCAAGAACAGGCCTTTGAGTACTATGAATAGCTTTATTAAAGAAATGAGGGAGGGTTTTGATATAAAGCCTGATCTTGTTACGTATACAATTATGATTGACAATGTTTGTAACAGTAAAAATCTTAGGGAAGCGACTAGATTGTTGGGGGTGTTGAGTGAGGAAGGTTACAAGCCTGATTGCTATGTTTATAATACAATTATGAAGGGTTATTGTATGTTAAGTCAAGGAGGCGAAGTGTTGGGTGTATACAAGAAAATGCAGGAGGAAGGAGTAAAGCCTGACCTTGTGACATATAATACATTGATCTACGGATTGTCTAAGTCGGGGAGGGTGAAAGATGCTAAGAAGTTTTTGAATGTTATGATGGAGCAAGGCCACGTTCCAGATGCAGTCACGTATACTTCGTTAATGAATGGGATGTGTAGAGAAGGAGATCCATTAGGGGCGGTGGCTTTATTGGAGAAAATGGAAGCACAGGGCTGTGCTCCTAATTCATGTACATATAATACATTACTTCATGGCTTATGTAAGGCAAGATTATTGGATAAGGGAATGAAACTGTATGATGTTATGAAGCAGAATGGTACGAAGCTTGAGACAGGATCTTATGGAACTTTTCTCAGAGCGCTCTGTCGGAATGGCAGAGTAGCAGAAGCTTATGAAGTTTTTGATTATGCAATAGAGAGCAAGAGTTTGAGCGATGTTGCTGCTTATACAACATTGGAGAGCACTTTGAAGTGGCTTAATAAGGCTAGAGAACAGGGGCTTGTCATTTGA